A DNA window from Chryseobacterium scophthalmum contains the following coding sequences:
- a CDS encoding FkbM family methyltransferase yields MKILTKIKDNIFSKSLSENATTITVLEKTGNQIYTGPFAGLVIPDILKPSLKLAEALGLYEYALHRFFSDLINKDIKNIMVIGGHKGYYPAGLSNLLRPENMYVFEMDSNFQPLIDSWVEANNLKKTYHTFGEASEEILLRWNNKIDFLLIDCEGAEDFLLQPQKFVWQKNTDILVEIHHFYDNKILGNLISRFKNTHDLSIIYDDILENKKIENVLEGLEIKGTFRGHPKHRWIFDKNKNKIITAGIFLYMSVKR; encoded by the coding sequence ATTCTAACAAAAATAAAAGACAATATATTTTCGAAATCACTCTCAGAAAATGCTACCACTATTACTGTACTAGAAAAAACAGGCAATCAGATTTACACAGGTCCTTTTGCAGGTTTAGTTATTCCGGATATTTTAAAACCTAGTTTAAAATTAGCAGAAGCACTTGGTTTATATGAATACGCTCTGCATCGTTTTTTCTCTGATCTAATTAATAAAGACATAAAAAACATAATGGTAATTGGTGGTCATAAAGGTTATTATCCAGCAGGTTTAAGCAATCTCTTAAGACCAGAAAACATGTATGTTTTTGAGATGGATTCAAATTTCCAGCCTCTTATTGACTCTTGGGTTGAAGCAAATAATCTAAAAAAAACCTATCATACATTTGGTGAAGCTTCAGAAGAGATTCTACTTAGATGGAATAACAAAATAGATTTCTTACTTATTGACTGCGAAGGTGCAGAAGATTTTTTGTTACAGCCACAGAAATTTGTATGGCAAAAAAATACAGACATCCTGGTTGAGATTCATCATTTTTACGACAATAAAATATTAGGAAATCTTATCAGCAGATTTAAAAATACTCACGACCTTTCTATTATTTATGATGATATATTAGAAAATAAAAAAATTGAAAATGTATTAGAAGGTCTTGAGATAAAAGGTACTTTCAGAGGTCATCCAAAACATCGCTGGATTTTTGATAAAAATAAAAATAAAATAATAACTGCAGGAATATTTTTATATATGTCTGTAAAAAGATAA
- a CDS encoding class I SAM-dependent methyltransferase has translation MNTKNILEEEVFCLKYELNTFAEGVLHTSGERWVKGFLLHTTEKQHQDRYEFVCDYVKDKNVLDIACGSGFGSYLIATKGDAKYIVGVDLDQNALRYAEHRYGHDRINHICADATKFTSEKQFDVIVSFETIEHIPNYSDFIENLNGLLNHNGTLIISTPINRKTTTELRNPYHVIEWSFDDFHNLWKDKFQIEAIYLQNAAFVRNHIPLVRIKNYVKSVVLNEKNRNPKKTIFGKAWEKFEHQYNMENCIGGFQTLVLRKK, from the coding sequence ATGAATACTAAAAATATATTAGAAGAAGAAGTTTTTTGCTTAAAGTATGAATTAAACACCTTTGCAGAAGGTGTTTTACATACGAGTGGCGAGAGATGGGTAAAAGGCTTTCTCCTGCACACTACCGAAAAACAACATCAGGATCGCTATGAATTTGTATGCGATTATGTAAAAGATAAGAATGTTTTGGATATCGCATGTGGAAGCGGATTCGGCTCATATTTAATAGCTACTAAGGGAGATGCTAAATATATTGTGGGAGTTGATCTTGATCAGAACGCTCTACGATATGCCGAACACAGATATGGGCATGACAGAATAAATCATATTTGTGCAGATGCTACAAAATTTACTTCAGAAAAGCAATTTGATGTTATTGTAAGTTTTGAAACGATTGAGCACATACCCAACTATTCCGACTTCATAGAAAATCTTAACGGATTATTAAATCATAATGGTACACTTATAATCTCAACTCCTATTAACAGAAAAACAACAACAGAATTACGCAATCCTTATCATGTTATTGAATGGAGTTTTGATGATTTTCATAATCTGTGGAAAGATAAATTTCAAATTGAGGCAATTTACTTGCAAAATGCTGCATTTGTGCGTAATCATATTCCTCTTGTAAGGATCAAAAATTATGTAAAATCTGTTGTATTGAATGAGAAAAACAGAAATCCAAAAAAAACAATATTTGGCAAAGCATGGGAAAAATTTGAACATCAATATAATATGGAAAATTGCATTGGAGGTTTCCAGACATTAGTTTTGCGTAAAAAATAG
- the wecB gene encoding non-hydrolyzing UDP-N-acetylglucosamine 2-epimerase → MDDKIAIIYGTRPEFLKLFPIINEFRKLHVDICVVNTGQHDSLLTEMENSFGIIPKHRLSVQSLSFTNSNLIAKLIDEISNLIHKENIQKIIAQGDTFTVLASSMSSFLEQRKFYHVEAGLRTSDIKLPFPEEYNRRVISLTADVNFAPTELAKQNLLKENISENKISLVGNSIVDMIQYVTEKENISVEYKDYVFITAHRRENIGQPLKNIAQAVKELAEENPETQFEWALHPNPNTRSIIMEVFENETPKNINFTEPLSYLEAITKMAKSKIIISDSGGIQEEAPSLQKRVLILREETERPEVITCNCGILVGTDIQKIKSNFNFIYNNPEEFIFKSENNPFGDGKASERIVKKILE, encoded by the coding sequence ATGGATGATAAAATTGCAATTATTTATGGGACGAGACCAGAATTTCTAAAGTTATTCCCAATTATTAATGAATTCAGAAAACTTCATGTAGATATTTGTGTTGTAAATACTGGGCAGCACGATTCTTTACTTACAGAAATGGAAAATAGCTTCGGCATTATTCCAAAGCATCGTCTATCAGTACAGTCGTTATCATTTACCAATTCTAATTTAATTGCTAAACTGATTGATGAAATATCTAATCTTATCCATAAAGAAAATATTCAGAAAATAATTGCACAGGGTGATACATTCACAGTATTGGCCTCATCTATGTCTTCTTTTTTGGAGCAGAGAAAATTTTATCACGTAGAAGCTGGATTAAGAACATCAGATATCAAGCTTCCTTTTCCTGAAGAATACAACAGACGCGTTATTTCATTAACAGCTGATGTAAATTTTGCTCCTACAGAATTGGCAAAACAAAACCTTTTGAAAGAAAATATTTCTGAGAATAAAATTTCTTTGGTTGGAAACAGCATCGTTGATATGATTCAATATGTTACAGAAAAAGAAAACATTTCTGTTGAATATAAAGATTACGTATTTATTACCGCTCACAGACGGGAAAATATTGGGCAGCCACTGAAAAATATTGCTCAGGCAGTGAAAGAACTTGCTGAAGAAAATCCCGAAACTCAATTTGAATGGGCTCTTCATCCAAACCCGAATACAAGAAGCATCATTATGGAGGTCTTCGAAAACGAGACACCTAAAAATATAAACTTCACCGAACCCCTTTCTTATCTTGAAGCCATCACAAAAATGGCAAAATCTAAAATAATCATTTCCGACTCCGGAGGAATACAGGAAGAAGCGCCCAGTTTACAAAAAAGGGTATTGATCCTCCGTGAAGAAACAGAAAGGCCAGAAGTGATTACCTGTAACTGTGGTATATTGGTAGGAACAGATATTCAGAAAATAAAAAGCAACTTTAATTTTATTTATAATAATCCTGAAGAATTTATTTTTAAAAGTGAAAATAATCCTTTCGGTGATGGAAAAGCTTCAGAACGAATCGTAAAAAAAATATTAGAATGA
- a CDS encoding NAD-dependent epimerase/dehydratase family protein produces MIVGKGLIASLFINHDRENTVFFASGVSNSLETRAEEFLREENLIKNTITENPDKIFIYFSTCSIYDSSKTGSDYVLHKLKMEQLIKKSCNQFLILRVSNAVGKGGNPNLLMNYIVNAVKNNETINVHTKATRNLIDAEDVKNITFDLLDKQHLNKIINVAYTQNYSIIEILEIIERFYDIKPQINLIRSGSGYDINIPGVEDYFIKNNLNNKEVYLKKILNKYYL; encoded by the coding sequence ATGATTGTAGGAAAAGGACTTATAGCATCATTATTTATAAATCATGATAGAGAAAATACTGTTTTCTTTGCATCCGGAGTTTCAAACTCTTTAGAAACAAGAGCTGAAGAATTTTTACGTGAAGAAAATCTTATTAAAAATACGATCACAGAAAATCCAGATAAAATATTTATCTATTTTTCTACCTGCAGCATTTATGATTCTTCTAAAACCGGAAGCGATTATGTTCTTCATAAACTCAAAATGGAGCAGCTGATTAAGAAATCGTGTAATCAATTTTTAATATTAAGAGTAAGCAATGCAGTAGGAAAAGGCGGAAACCCCAATCTTCTCATGAATTATATTGTGAATGCAGTAAAAAATAATGAGACCATTAACGTTCACACTAAAGCTACGCGAAATCTTATCGATGCCGAAGACGTAAAAAATATAACATTTGACCTACTAGACAAGCAACATCTTAACAAAATCATTAATGTTGCATATACTCAGAATTATTCTATTATAGAAATATTGGAGATTATAGAGCGTTTTTATGATATCAAGCCTCAAATTAATTTAATCAGAAGTGGGTCGGGATATGATATAAATATTCCAGGCGTAGAAGATTATTTTATAAAAAATAATTTGAACAACAAAGAAGTTTATTTAAAAAAAATACTTAACAAGTATTATCTTTAA
- a CDS encoding glycosyltransferase family 32 protein has protein sequence MIPKKIHYCWFGGKPKPDSFFICLDSWKKNLPDYEIIEWNETNFDINCCEYVRLATEQKKWAFVSDYARALALFEQGGIYMDIDVEVKFSLNEFLIHRAFSGFEIKGSPFTALWGTEAGHPWPKKVLDFYHKKTDFDLTTNTVFVSDLLVNEYNADAEKDEYQELADGIVIYPSTYFCLDLPKNYASHHFVGTWHERDTPNPFKDFVHAYYHVKNVAEIKEGKKEIHNVINNMKMISSDEILDQFPLRMLVKYIIKRIRR, from the coding sequence ATGATCCCAAAAAAAATACATTACTGCTGGTTTGGCGGAAAACCAAAACCAGATTCTTTTTTCATATGTTTAGACTCATGGAAGAAAAACCTTCCGGATTATGAAATTATAGAATGGAATGAAACCAATTTTGACATCAATTGCTGTGAATATGTTCGTTTAGCTACTGAACAGAAAAAATGGGCATTTGTATCAGATTATGCAAGAGCTTTAGCATTGTTTGAACAAGGCGGAATTTACATGGATATAGATGTTGAAGTAAAGTTTTCTTTAAATGAATTTCTCATTCACCGTGCTTTTTCGGGGTTCGAAATTAAAGGATCTCCGTTTACTGCACTTTGGGGTACAGAAGCAGGACATCCATGGCCAAAAAAAGTCTTAGATTTTTACCATAAAAAAACAGATTTTGATCTTACCACCAATACCGTTTTTGTTTCAGATCTTTTGGTGAATGAATACAATGCGGATGCAGAAAAAGATGAGTATCAGGAATTAGCAGATGGAATTGTGATTTATCCTTCCACTTACTTTTGTCTGGATCTTCCAAAAAATTATGCCAGTCACCATTTTGTAGGAACTTGGCACGAAAGAGACACACCCAACCCTTTTAAAGATTTTGTACACGCTTACTATCATGTGAAGAATGTGGCTGAAATAAAAGAAGGAAAAAAAGAAATTCATAATGTCATCAATAATATGAAAATGATTTCTTCAGATGAGATTCTTGATCAGTTTCCTTTAAGAATGTTGGTGAAATATATTATTAAACGTATAAGACGCTAA